The Bacteroidota bacterium genome includes the window AGTTGATTTTGTCAAAATGAGGGTTGTATGATTACATACAAATGAGCAAAAACAGAATGAATTAAACAACAACTAAATTAATAAGCTATACAAAAAAAGCTGCTTCAAATATTTGAAGCAGCTTTTTTAAAAATGTATTTTAGAAATTAAATTACAATACTGAACTTACTTCATGGTATGGTAATCCAAAAGCATCAGAAACACCTTTGTAAACTACTTTTCCATCTACTACATTTAAACCTAAACGTAATTCTTCGTTATCAACACAAGCTTTTTTCCAACCTTTGTTAGCTAATTGTAAAGCATAAGGTAAAGTAGCGTTGGTTAATGCTAAAGTTGATGTATAAGGAACGGCACCCGGCATATTAGCTACGCAGTAGTGAATAATTCCGTCAATTTCGTAAGTCGGGTTCTCGTGGGTTGTTGGCTTACAGGTTTCAATACATCCACCTTGATCTACTGCTACGTCAACCAAAACAGTACCCGGACGCATTTCTTTTAACATATCGCGGGTAATTAAATGAGGCGCTTTAGCACCCGGAATTAACACCGCACCAACTATTAAATCAGCAGTTTTAATAGCTTCGCGTATATTGTACTCGTTACTGAATACTGTTTTTACGTTTGCAGGTAAAATGTCGTCTAACTCGCGTAAACGAGGAATTGAAATATCCATAATGGTAACATCAGCAGCCATACCTGCAGCCATTTTAGCCGCTTGTGTTCCTACTATACCACCACCTAATACCAATACTTGAGCTGGTTTAACACCTGGTACGCCTCCTAATAAAATGCCGCGTCCGCCCATTGGTTTTTCTAAATATTTAGCACCTTCTTGTATACTCATACGTCCGGCAACTTCGCTCATTGGCACTAATAAAGGTAAAGAACGGTCTTTTTTCTCTACTGTTTCGTAAGCTAAACAAGTAGCTTTACGCTCAATCATAGCGTGCGTTAATGGCTCATAACTTGCAAAGTGGAAATAAGTAAACAATAATTGACCTTCTTTAATTAAAGGATACTCTTGTTCAATTGGTTCTTTTACTTTAACAATCATTTCTGCTTTTGCATATACATCGGCAATAGTAGGTAATACTGTTGCGCCTGCAGCTGCATAATCAGCATCTGAAAAACCACTACCGTTACCAGCAGTAGCCTGAACAAAAACCGGGTGACCGGCTTTAACAAATGCACTAACACCTGCAGGGGTTAATCCTACACGGTTTTCGTTGTTCTTAATTTCCTTTGGAACTCCAATTATCATAAATTTATTATTTTGTTTTGCGTTTTGAAAATGGCTCGCAAATTAGCCCATATTTTCACCAAAACAAACACTGAAATTTCATGACTGTTATTGGCTTATTTATAGCAGGTTAAATGCCTGTTAAAATAAATAAACGGGCTGTTTATCGGCCGTTTATTTGTAAGAGGAAACGGTATTAATTAAGCCTATGGCCTATAATTTCTTTTACCTTTTGGTATAGTTGAAAGGGGCTGAATGTGCGCCAAATCATATTGTCAAGCTCACCTCCAAAATTAATATAGTAATCAATATTGTTGTTTCTTAATTCAGTCAACACATGTTCCTGAAAATTAATAGCTGCAATCCAACCGCCTGTATCATCTATATCCTGGAACCAATCTTCGTAATAACTATCGTCACTGGCATGAAAGTTTAATACGTTTTCGCCAATTAAAATAAATTTATCAATACCATTTTCGATGAATACTTCCATTACATCGCGTTTTAAAAACATAATATCATTGTGGAGTGCATCGTTCCACTCACCAATCAATTCTGCTACTAAAAAACGTTTATCGTAGTCGGCAAATAGTATTTTAATAAAAAGTGTTGGGGTTCCAAATGCATCCCATTGTGGGTGTAATAAGTAATTATAAATTTGATTGGTAAAATCAAATTCGCTGTATTCACGCTCAAAAAAAGGAGAGTAAATATCTTCCTCGCTTTTATAAATATCACGCCATAAAAAGTGTGGCTCCAAGTGATGCATATTGTATTATTTTTTGTAGTCGGTTTTTAAAACCCTGAAAGTTGTTCGTCTGTTTTGTTGGTGTTGCTCTTCTGTACAATCTACATCGTCAGCACAGTCATTTACCAGTTTTGTTTCTCCATATCCAACAGCTACTAGTCTGTCTTTAGCTATACCTTTTGCCAGTAAATAGTTTACACAGCTTTGTGCTCTTTTCTTAGATAGTTCTAAGTTGTAATCTGCCGGGGCACGACTATCCGTATGTGAGCCGATTTCTATGGTTATGCTCGGATTATTTCTTAGAATAATGGCCAATGAATCTAGTATTACTTTTGATTCAGGACGCAAATCGTATTTATCTACATCGTACAAAATGCCTTGTAAGGTAAAATCAACTTCGGGCGCAGGAATGGGATCTAAATAAATAGTTAGTTCCAATAATGAATCTTTTTGTAAACCCAAGCTTGAAATATCAATAGGTGTGCTGGCAAAATAACTTGCTTTGGTAACCAATAATTGTTGTATAGCATTGAGTGGTATTTCGCCTGTAAATTCGCCTTTATCGTTGGTTGCAATAGTGAAAATATTGCTTCCTTTTTCGCTGGTTAGGGTTACATTGGCTTTGCTTAATAAAGTGCTGCTTTCCCTATCAAAAACTTTTCCTTTTACTAAAAATACAAATGGTTTAATGCTGATGGTGTATATATCATCATCGCCCATTCCGTTTATTCTGTTAGAGCTATAAAAAGCAATAGGCTTTTCAGGTTTTTGTTGCCATTTTGGAATAAAGCTGATACCAAAATCATCACCACCGCTGTTAATGGGATATTGTAAGTTAACGGGTGTTTTGTAGGTGGTTGATGAATCTGTGGTTTTAAAAATATCTAAGCCACCTAATCCAATTTTGCCTTTAGTTGAATAATAGAGTTCATTATCCTCACTGATGTAAGGAAACATATCATCTTCTATGGTGTTAATTTGCGGGCCTAAGTTTTTGGGTGTTAACCAAACGGCTTTTACTTCATCAAACTGGCTTACATAAATATCTTTTTCTCCAAAGCCGTTGGGCATATCGCTGGCAAAATAAAGCTTCTTGCCATCAGCACTTATGCTTGGGTGCCCGCAGCTAAAACTATCAGAATTAAATGGCAATAAAGTGGGTTGACTCCATAATCCATTTTGTTTATAGCTAACATATATTTTGCAGTTTATTCCTTTTCCATCTATACCGTTACACTGTGTAAAATACATGGTATTACCTGTTGTATCGGTACATGAAGCGCCATCGTTATAGTTACTGTTAACTTTTCCGTTTACATTGTTGGGTTTGGTACTAACGCTGTTGTTATAATCTACTTCAAAAATGTCACACATTTTTTGCCCTGTCCATTCAAAAATAAGCGAGCCTTGGCTTTCTTTTCTACTTGAACTCCAAAACAATTTTCCATTGCTATAAAAAGGAGCGTAATCGCTAAACTCTGTGTTTATCTCTTTAATCGGGGTAATATTAAATTTTTGAGGATTGGCTTTCCATTGTTGCGCAATAGCACACGACTGAAATGCTACCTGCGCTTTTTTATCATCAGGTACTTCAAATAAATAATCGTAAAAAGTTCTGTTGGCATCATCGTAACGCTCAAAGTATTTTAGTAAATTACCATAGCTGTATAAAATGCTTGGGTCCGGATATTTTGAGTTGATTGCATCTTCAAACCATTTGATAGCCTGGTTATAATTATTGCTTAACCGGTAGCTTTCCGCAATCATAAAAAGTACATTTTGCTTCAAAGTATCTACTTTAATTTTGGGGTATACTTTTTTAAATAAATTGGCTGCAGTATTGTATTTTTTTGCATTGAAAGCCTTGTTCGCATTATCAAGTTCAAACTGATATGGGGGTATTCCTTGTTGTGCAAAAACAAAGTAAGCAGGTAAGCAGGTTAATACAATTAATATGAGTTTTTTTAGTGGCATGAATAAATTATTCTGTACTGTTTTCAAATATACTTAAGGTTATTGGCAATACAACTTTTGCCAGGCAATTATAAATTTAATCATTGAATAATAAGGTTTGCTACGAGTATTTATTTAGTCAAAAATAAACGGGATTTGGTTTGTTTTGAGGAAATGAGTATGATTTTTATTTCATCCTTGATTGAAATGGTTTAAATAATTGGGGTTAAATTCGCGGTACAGTAAAATATGGTTGGATTTAGCAAAATAAAACAATTGGTGCGGTGGCTACAAGTTAAGCTTACCAAAAAGCAGTTTATTATATTGTCGAGCGTGTTGGTTGGTTTGTCTGCCGGGTCAGCAGCCATTGTTTTAAAAACATTTGTACATTATATTTTTATTGCTGCCAGCTTAAACGAAAAATTTGGTATTCCTTATTTGTACTTGTTTTTGCCTTTAGTCGGTATTTTATTGACTGTTTTGATAGTAAAAAAAGTACTGAAATCAAAATTAGATAAAGGCATTTCACCTATTCATTATGCCATTGCCCATAAATCAAGCATCATACCTCGAGAGCAAATGTATGCTCAGATAATAACCAGTTCCTTAACGGTTGGCTTTGGAGGGTCGGCAGGATTAGAGGCGCCTATTGTTGTTACAGGGGCGGCATTTGGCTCTAACTATTCAAAAGCTTATAAATTAAATTATAAAGATAGAACTCTTTTATTGGGATGTGGCGTAGCGGCCGGAATTGCAGCAGCTTTTAATGCACCAATAGCCGGAGTTTTATTTGCATTGGAAGTTTTATTATTAGATGTTAGTATTTCAGCATTTACTCCTTTAATTATTTCAGCCGCAACAGGCACTTTAATTGCTAAAATTGTGTTGGAAGATGATATTTTATTATCGTTTCAATTACAGCAGGCATTTAATTATTATAATGTACCTTTTTATATTCTACTGGGCATATTTGCAGGGCTTGTATCGGTCTATCATTCCCGAACATTTATGAAAGTGGAAGGCATTTTTAGTAAGTCGAAGAATAAAATATGGCTGAATGCCATTTTTGGAGGCTTATTGTTAGCGGCACTAATTTTTGTTTTCCCCAGTTTATTTGGCGAAGGATATAAAAGTATAAAAATACTCTCTTTACAAGATGCAAAATCGTTATTAGATGGAAGTGTACTAACTATATACCGAGATAAGGAATGGTTTGTATTGTTGTTTGTTGGTGTATTGATTTTTATTAAATCGATAGCTACGGCTTTAACATTGGGTAGTGGAGGTAATGGAGGAAATTTTGCACCATCGTTATTTGTGGGTGCTTATGTAGGTTTTTTCTTTTCGCGTTTAGTTAATTTATTAGGTATTACTACGCTACCTATCAGTAACTTTACCATTGTTGGAATGGCGGGTATTTTAAGTGGCATATACCACGCGCCTTTAACAGCTATATTTTTAATTGCAGAAATAACGGGTGGTTATACCTTAATGATTCCGCTCATGATTGTATCATCTATTAGTTATGCTATATCAAAACATTTTGAACCGTACTCTATGGATACGAAGAAGCTTGCCAATAGTGGGCAGATGTTTACCAACGATAAGGATAAAAATATTTTAACCACCATAAAAATAGCGAACCTGATTGAAGACAATTTTCAATCAGTATTACCTACCGATTCGTTAGGCGATTTGGTGAAAATTATATCGCAATCAAAACGTAATTTGTTTCCCGTAATTGATACCAACAATAAACTAATAGGTATAATAACCTTAGATGATATTCGGGAAATAATGTTTAATACAGACATGCATTCAAAAATAAGCGTTGGCGATTTAATGGTTGTGCCGGCTGCCATTATTGACAGTTATGAAACAATGGAATCAGTTATGAAAAAATTTGATGAAACTGGAGCATGGAATTTACCGGTAACTACAAATGGGGTTTATACCGGATTTATTTCCAAATCAAGTGTCTTTTCGAGCTATAGAACAAAATTAATAACAACTACAATAGAATAATAATATGGGTAATTATAAAGTGTTTGACGTAACGTGTACTGCTGAGTTAAAGGATATAATAATAGCCGAGTTAGGCGATATAAATTTTGAAGGATTTGTAGAAAAAGAGAACGGCTTTGAAGCCTATATTGATGAAGCGTTATTTAGCAATGAGGACTTTATTGCGGTTTTAAATAAGTATAGTATTGGTGATACTGATTATTCAGAAAATAATATACCTCAACAAAACTGGAATGCACAATGGGAAAGCAGTTTTGAACCGGTTATTATCAGCAACCAATTAATTATTAAGGCTCCATTCCATGTTATTGAAGAAATGTATTCCTATCAAATAATCATTCAACCTAAAACGTCATTTGGTACAGGCCACCATGAAACAACGCAAAGTATTATGGAGCTGATGTTGCAAATGGATTTTAAAGACAAATCGGTTTTTGATTATGGTTGCGGCACAGGCGTACTATCTATTTTAGCCAGCAAGCTAGAGGCTGATTATATTTTTGCAAACGATATTGATGACTGGGCTTTTGAAAACGTAGGTGAAAATGCACAGTATAATAACATAACAAATATTGAATATATGAAAGGCGATTTAAGTGTAGTGCCTGATAAGCAGTTTGATATAATTTTAGCCAATATTAATAAAAACATTTTATTGAAAAGCTTTGAGCAGCTTAGTAAGCATTGTAAGGAAAACGGAATAGTAATGATAAGTGGTTTTTTTGAAACCGATTTGAATGACTTATTAGCGGTTAGTGAAAAGTATAATTTGATATTGCAAAAAACTACTGTTTGTAATGGTTGGTGTGCAGCCGTATTACAAAAAAAGAGTAGTTAAAAGGCTATTTGTAGCTGAGTAATTATATCACTTTGCGTGTTACCGTCAATTTGTTCTAAGCCACTTCCAATGCTATTTACATTACTGTATTTGGTTTGGGCGTAACGTAAAAACAGTTTTATGTTTTTTACTATTTGGTATTTGTATACAATGTAAAAGCGAGTACCACTATTTTGATACAATGGCACACTAAAGGTATAAGGTACATTGTCTTCATAAGCATAAATTCTTGCATAATAATTATCAATGCTAAATTGACTGAGTCGTGCATTGACAGACATTTTATTTTTACAAAACTTATACTTTAAACCTTGAAAAATGAGGAAACCATTACTTTGGTTTACGTTGGCTGTATTGAACATACTGAATTCAATACGGCTTTCCGATTCCATCAATAAGCTGATTTTGTAATTGACATGAAAACGCAATTGTTGCTTTTCTTGGGCCGCTAACACATCGTTTAAATCGTTGTTGTTATTTAACTTGTTATGCTCTTTGTTTTCATACCTATACCTGATGTACATACTTGTTGGCTTGTTAGGTGTGTATTGCCATTCCGTTAATATATCATAACCTTTACTAGGTGCGTCAACCTGATAGCGTAACCAACTTGATTTATAAAAATCAATATAGGCATTAAATGTAATGCTTTTGCGTGGTTTAAATGAAAGCCCTGTATAAAATCCTCCTTCATTTCTACCATCATTGTTCTCAGCAAAAGGGTTGTTAAAAGTTGTTTGGTAAGCACGGCTAAAGTTTCGGTAAAGAAAACATAAATCTAATTTTGCATCAACCGGTACCAGTAAAGTATGAGTAGTGGCCAAAGCATTATTATCACTTATGGAAACCTCACCCAGTAATAATGTGTTCGCTATATTTAATCTGTAGTCAGCACCTAGGTTGAGTAATTCATTTCCTGCAAAATTATATTTTTGGTATAAGTCATCACCTTTTAGTAAAGGAGCACTGTAGTTTGTTTTTACTGTAGTTAAACCAATTTGTAATTGCTTATATGTTTTTTGTACATGCAAACCAATTATAGTTTGGTTTACATTGTCTTTATCTGCTATTTCATTGTTGGTTCTATGTAATCCTGTTAAATTAAAACTGGTAAATCCGTCAAATGAATTATACGAAGTATCGGCATTTGTAAAATTAGTATTGATAGCTTTGAAGGAAATAAAAGGAACCACTTGCCAGTTTTTGTATTCATATACACATGATAATCCGCGTAAAAATTCAAATTCATTAATACTTCTATATGGCCTTATTACCTGAAAGTTTCGTGTAGTGTTTAATACAAAAGCCGATTTCCTTGCCGATAAGCCACTTCCAAAAGTTAAACCTTGTCCAAAATTAGCCTGATAATCGCCTAATATAATTTGGGTGAAATGGCCAACGTTCCGAACTTGTATAAATCCTGAATTAAAGTCGTAACCTGATTTTTGATTTCCCTGAAAAAACTGCTCACCCGCATCTTTTTCGCCAGTATAACCAATGGTAATTCGTTTGCCAATTTGTTGTTTAAACCTTAACACAGTTCGGTAAGGAGAACCTAAATAGTATTGCCTGTTTTGGGCTTTTAGCAAGGCTGTTTTGAAACCTAACCTTTCCTCAATATCTCTATCCGTTTGTAATATAATTTCTGTTTTGCCAAGTTGCGAAAGCTCGCTTAGTTTTAACTGTTTGTTGTTTTCATTTACAAAGCAAAAATATTTTAACAACTGTAAGTTTTCATCGCTTAAGTTAGCCACCGCTTGCAACTCATATATGCTTTCAAAATCGCCATACAATTTACGGTGATTTAATAGTGCAATAATTTCGCTGTGCTTTAAAAATATAAGTTGTTGCAGCTCGTACTCGTTTGTTTGGTTTAGGTTTATTTTGTTGTCAAAATAATATTCAAGCTGAGCTTGTAAATCGGTATAATCAATTTTTGATTCATCGTTTTCAATCAGCTTTTCAATGACTATAGCAATCACTTCATTTTTTTGTTTTTGCGCTATCAAACTCTTGTTGAACAGGAGCAGGCAACATGAAACTAAAACAAGAAGTTTATAATAATTAGTCTGCATGAAATATAAGCCCAACGTGAGGAGTAAAACCTAAGTAGCTGTGCAAACTGGTAGCACAGTTGAAATCAAATTGTTTAAACTTGGCAGTGAAGCCACAAGTAAAATAATTGGGGTTACTGGCATAACCAATTTGTAATCCAAAGTTTTGATGTATATCGTAGCTTAATCCACTTCTTACTACTATATCATAATCAAAAATTTTCTCTATATCAGTTAACAAAAACAGTTTGGTATTAATGCTATACTTTACCCCGAACTTGGCTAAGTTTGGAACTTTGCCATAAGTATTATTGCTATACTTTGATTGGGTAATATTTGAAAGGAAAAATCCAATTTGCAGTTGTTTATTTATTTTATAAAATGAACCTACATCGGCTGTAAATGCGTAAGTGTTTTCTTGCTCAGCTATGTTTAAAGCTACATAGTTAAGGTTAACACCTAAGCTGAAATTGTTGTTTAGTTTTTTTGCAAAGCCAAGTGTAATTTTCTGCTGGTTAAATTTTTCATAACCATAATGATTGGCTGCTATACCTATATTAATCCATTTGGTTGGTAGCGCTACACTGGTATTGATTATGTTTAAATTTTTTAAGCCAAAGCGCAGTTGATTATAAACGCCAATTTCTATTTTCTGAATTTCGGTTAAGGTGGCAATATTGTTGTTAGTTGAAAATACATTTGTTTCTGCGGTATTACTTCCGCCCATAGCCCATGCCTTTGCACCTATTGGTTCAAATATAGGTTGGCTATATCCAAATGAAAACAGTATAAGGAATGTATATAAAAAGGCTATTTTCATAGCTAGAGTCGGGGTATATCTTAGGTTTTAATGGTACACAAAAAAGCAAATTGCCCGAAGGATTCATAATTAAATTTTTTTAATGCTTTTAGCGTAATAAGGTAACAGTGCCGTGTAGTTCTTTTTTTGTGTTGTTCAGTTTTTTGAAACTGGCAATATAAAAATAAACACCATCGGTGGCATTTGTTCCGTTGCTATCTTTTCCGTCCCATTTAAAATTTGCACTGGAACTCTTGTACATTTCTTGCCCCCACCTGTTGTATATGGTTACTTCGGCTTCATCGCAAGGAGCGGTTAATCCATCCAGTAAAAAATAATCGTTTAGCCCATCATTGTTTGGTGTAAAAGCATTAGCGGTTTTTACCTTTTTAATGTCTTCGGTATAGGCAACAGTAATTTTTGTAGAATCAGCACACGAGGTTAAACGGTTAATTGTTAGGCTAATGTCTTTATTGTTTACTTTATCAATAGGCAGAATGGGGTTTTGTTCAGTGCTTGTTTCCCCATTGGGAAATTGCCAAAAATAAGAAAAAACGTTTTCTGTTAAGCAGTTAAATTTTATACTGGCAGCGCAAGTATCAATGGTAAAGCCTATTTGCACTTGTTTAAAACTAAACTGCATTTTAAAAGCAGCATTGCTGCAGCGTGGGCTCACATTGGTTTTAAATACAGCATCGGAACTGGTAGGAAAATCACTTATGGTTCCTCCGACATCCGGGCAGCTGGCACAAACTGACTGATAAATATATCCTTTTTTGTCGAATCTGCTGGTTCCCCCATCTACGTGGTCACCAGTAAGGTCTCCACCAAAAAAAGTAGCATATAATAGTTTTTGTGCGTTTAGCCCCAATACAATAATATAGAAGTCCCTGTTATCAGTATTCTTTTTGTAAGCATCGCTGGTAACGGGAAGTCCGTTTGTATTGCCAACATCGTTTACACCTCCCCAGCCGCTCATGTATAATCTTCCGCAATCGTCCAATAAAAAAGCATTGATGGTTAAGTCAATGGTGTTTCTATCAGAACCAAATTTGCTTAAAAAATTAATATTGGAAAAGTCGTTGCTTATTTTAGCAATAAATTGTTTTCCATTGGGAGTAAAGTAAACATTTCCAACGGTACTGAGTACACCATCAGTATGCCCCACTATGTATATGTTTTCATCAAGGTCTAATTCTAAACCAAATATTTGATCATATTTTTCTGTTCCAAAATATCGGGCATTGAGTATTTGGGTTCCATCTTTTTTTATTTTGGCAAAAAAACCATCTGCAATTCCTCCATTATAAGCATTTTTAGCAGTAGTTATACTCATGTCCTCAGTAGTTCCACCCGCTATAAAAATATCACCATTCGTATTTAAGTCAACACTATGAACAGCATTGTGGCTGAATCCTTGAAAAGCAGAACTAAAAAGAAGTTTACTGCAATCACTGTCAAGTTTAAATACAACACCTTTTAAAAAGTTAGGTATAACACTGCCTCCAAATGAATTGGTAGTTATAGGGAAATCAGTTGAGCGTGAACAACTGCCTACTATAATATTATGCTCTTTGTCAACTATTACATCGCCCCTAAAATCATCAGCATAAAATTTGTGTAATGCGGTACCTTTACTATTTAAACCATCGTTTTCACTTCCACCAATATACGTTGAAGCAAGTAATGAATCTCCATTCTTTGATAGTTTGGTAACTATAATATCCGACTTGCCTTGATGAATACTGTTATAAGCCTTTGCACTAACAGGGTAATCATCAGACTTTGTAGTGCCCATAATAACAAGGTTGTCATTATTGTCAACAATTAAACTATGCGGGGCTTCATTTAATTGCCCTCCTAAATAAGTAGCATATAAAAGCTCCTTGCCATCGCTGCGGTATTTGCTAATGGTAATATCGCTCGGCAACCCTATAGGCTCTTCTGAAGTACCTCCACTAAAAGTAAGTTGGTATGCTCCTGGTGTTACCGGATACTGGCCTGTTCCACCTCCTGATGTAATACCTCCTGCATATAAATTGCCCTGGCTGTCATACGTAGCAGTAAAACCAAAATTGTCTTCTGTAGAGCCGCTATAAGTGCTAAAAATTAAATCAGGGTCAATAATCAGGTTAAACTGCTTGTTGTATTCAGCTGCTTCAAAATGAATGCAATTATTTTTTAGAACGTATTTTACATCAACTATTACTTTTTTACCATTAATAAACTGGTAAGCAAAAGGCTGCTTTTCTTTAATAAAGCCTAAGCTATGGTAAATAAATAATTCACCATATTCAATTTTATAATCAGTTGAACCTTTGTACTCCAGTTCAATATCGTTAATGTTGGCATTTGGTTTTAGTATCCAGTCAAATTTAAGCTTGGTATTTGATTCACTGCTAATGGCTAAATCAATGTTTGCGTATAAATCAGGGTAAATTATTTTTTGAAACGATTGAACCTTTGAGCGCCATTTTGCAGGATTTTTACCAATGAAATAATTGTAATAAAAATGGTTAGCCTCACCATTGGCTATGGGGTTGAGTGTTTTGTTTGCGTTGCGAAATATTAAATTAATAAAGTGTCCAGTAACAGAATTGCTACTAACTTCTGTTTTGTGTGGATGGCTGTTAAGTTTGGCTATTTGAATGGGGTCTAGTATATAATAGGAAATAGTATTTTGGTGGAGTAAAATATCTAAACTGGCACTTTTGAATTTGAACTTTATATCACTATCCCACTGACCTTTATTTTCTATAAAGCTAATTTTACTATTCGTATTGTCAGGTAATATATTATTTTGACCCCAAGTTGGAGTTTGTACTACAAGGTAAAGGCTAGCAAATAAAAATATGTATAAATACCTATTAAACACGTAATTGAAAATAGTTTATTTAGCAAAGTAAGCAAAATTTAATATAAAGTGTTGGGACTAAAAGCATTTAGAAAATTTTAAGTTTTTTTATTTTAACGTGCAACTTATACTTAGGTTCATTAATCAAGCAAAAACTAATATATAAAGTGAGTCAGAATATAAGCCTAGAATTAATTGAAAAATGCATGCAAGGCAATGCTAAATCGCAAAAGCAATTGTATGATGAAACAGTTAGGCAAATGTATGGTGTGTGTTTAAGGTATTGTAAAAGCCCGGAGGATGCCCGGGATGCCATGCAGGAGGGTTATATTAGGGTTTTTAGTAAAATGAAGCAGTTTGAAGGCAAAGGGGTGATAGAGGCTTGGATGAGAAGGATTTTTGTGAACTGTGCATTGGAAAGTATTAGGGTAAATAAATTTTACACCGAAACAAGTGATGTAACGGAAGCTTTTGATTTATCTTATGAAAATTTAACCATGGATAAGATAGGGCAGAAAGAAATTATGCTGACTATGGGAAAATTAGCATTGGGTTACAGAACAGTTTTAAACTTATACGCTATAGAAGGTTACAGCCATGCAGAAATAGCTGAAATGCTTCAAATAAACGAAGGAACATCAAAAAGCCAGCTTGCCAGAGCAAGAGCGGCTTTTTTAAAGGAATATACAAAATTAACGAAGTAAACGAAGTAAACGAAGTTGAATAATTTAGATAAAATACTTAAAGAGCAAATGGAACAATTTGCGCCAGAAGCACCCAATGTTTGGGCTGGTATAGAAACGGGTATTAAAAATAATGCAGGTTCATCAAATGCCGGTAGTGGTAACGCTGCGGCAGGCTCAAAAATTGGAATGGGAATTTTAAAAATGCTGGCTATAGCTAGTTTACCTGCAGCTTTTATAGCTTACAGTTATTTAGCAAACCCTAATACAGACAATAATCAAGCGGTTGTTACTACCCAACAGGAAATTAAAGAACAACAAGAATTAGTAAGCCAACAGCCATTGCCAGTTGAACCGACAGAAAAAGAAATTGCAACCAATAAAACTACTCCTAATAATAACAATACTAATAAAGCCAATAAGAAACCAGCTATTATTAAAGAATTAGCTCATAATAACAATAATGAAGAGGCTTTAAACAATCAAATCAACAACCATATACAAAACCAGGAAATAAACGCTAACCCAATCAATACAA containing:
- the ald gene encoding alanine dehydrogenase; translated protein: MIIGVPKEIKNNENRVGLTPAGVSAFVKAGHPVFVQATAGNGSGFSDADYAAAGATVLPTIADVYAKAEMIVKVKEPIEQEYPLIKEGQLLFTYFHFASYEPLTHAMIERKATCLAYETVEKKDRSLPLLVPMSEVAGRMSIQEGAKYLEKPMGGRGILLGGVPGVKPAQVLVLGGGIVGTQAAKMAAGMAADVTIMDISIPRLRELDDILPANVKTVFSNEYNIREAIKTADLIVGAVLIPGAKAPHLITRDMLKEMRPGTVLVDVAVDQGGCIETCKPTTHENPTYEIDGIIHYCVANMPGAVPYTSTLALTNATLPYALQLANKGWKKACVDNEELRLGLNVVDGKVVYKGVSDAFGLPYHEVSSVL
- a CDS encoding OmpA family protein, producing the protein MKTVQNNLFMPLKKLILIVLTCLPAYFVFAQQGIPPYQFELDNANKAFNAKKYNTAANLFKKVYPKIKVDTLKQNVLFMIAESYRLSNNYNQAIKWFEDAINSKYPDPSILYSYGNLLKYFERYDDANRTFYDYLFEVPDDKKAQVAFQSCAIAQQWKANPQKFNITPIKEINTEFSDYAPFYSNGKLFWSSSRKESQGSLIFEWTGQKMCDIFEVDYNNSVSTKPNNVNGKVNSNYNDGASCTDTTGNTMYFTQCNGIDGKGINCKIYVSYKQNGLWSQPTLLPFNSDSFSCGHPSISADGKKLYFASDMPNGFGEKDIYVSQFDEVKAVWLTPKNLGPQINTIEDDMFPYISEDNELYYSTKGKIGLGGLDIFKTTDSSTTYKTPVNLQYPINSGGDDFGISFIPKWQQKPEKPIAFYSSNRINGMGDDDIYTISIKPFVFLVKGKVFDRESSTLLSKANVTLTSEKGSNIFTIATNDKGEFTGEIPLNAIQQLLVTKASYFASTPIDISSLGLQKDSLLELTIYLDPIPAPEVDFTLQGILYDVDKYDLRPESKVILDSLAIILRNNPSITIEIGSHTDSRAPADYNLELSKKRAQSCVNYLLAKGIAKDRLVAVGYGETKLVNDCADDVDCTEEQHQQNRRTTFRVLKTDYKK
- a CDS encoding chloride channel protein; its protein translation is MVGFSKIKQLVRWLQVKLTKKQFIILSSVLVGLSAGSAAIVLKTFVHYIFIAASLNEKFGIPYLYLFLPLVGILLTVLIVKKVLKSKLDKGISPIHYAIAHKSSIIPREQMYAQIITSSLTVGFGGSAGLEAPIVVTGAAFGSNYSKAYKLNYKDRTLLLGCGVAAGIAAAFNAPIAGVLFALEVLLLDVSISAFTPLIISAATGTLIAKIVLEDDILLSFQLQQAFNYYNVPFYILLGIFAGLVSVYHSRTFMKVEGIFSKSKNKIWLNAIFGGLLLAALIFVFPSLFGEGYKSIKILSLQDAKSLLDGSVLTIYRDKEWFVLLFVGVLIFIKSIATALTLGSGGNGGNFAPSLFVGAYVGFFFSRLVNLLGITTLPISNFTIVGMAGILSGIYHAPLTAIFLIAEITGGYTLMIPLMIVSSISYAISKHFEPYSMDTKKLANSGQMFTNDKDKNILTTIKIANLIEDNFQSVLPTDSLGDLVKIISQSKRNLFPVIDTNNKLIGIITLDDIREIMFNTDMHSKISVGDLMVVPAAIIDSYETMESVMKKFDETGAWNLPVTTNGVYTGFISKSSVFSSYRTKLITTTIE
- the prmA gene encoding 50S ribosomal protein L11 methyltransferase, which gives rise to MGNYKVFDVTCTAELKDIIIAELGDINFEGFVEKENGFEAYIDEALFSNEDFIAVLNKYSIGDTDYSENNIPQQNWNAQWESSFEPVIISNQLIIKAPFHVIEEMYSYQIIIQPKTSFGTGHHETTQSIMELMLQMDFKDKSVFDYGCGTGVLSILASKLEADYIFANDIDDWAFENVGENAQYNNITNIEYMKGDLSVVPDKQFDIILANINKNILLKSFEQLSKHCKENGIVMISGFFETDLNDLLAVSEKYNLILQKTTVCNGWCAAVLQKKSS